In Aegilops tauschii subsp. strangulata cultivar AL8/78 chromosome 3, Aet v6.0, whole genome shotgun sequence, one genomic interval encodes:
- the LOC109775354 gene encoding sugar transport protein MST3-like, whose protein sequence is MAGGAIVDTAGGKQYPGKLTLYVVFTCVVASTGGLIFGYDIGISGGVTSMDPFLLKFFPEVYRQKQAASKSNQYCQYDNQLLQAFTSSLYLAALVASFFASAVTRILGRKWSMLAGGFTFLVGAALNGAAQNVAMLIVGRMLLGVGIGFANQSVPVYLSEMAPAHLRGMLNIGFQLMITIGILAAELINYGTNKIKGGHGWRVSLALAAVPAVIITVGALFLPDTPNSLMERGHPEASRRMLRRIRGTDDIGEEYADLVAAREISKQVQHPWRNILMRKYRAQLTMAVLIPFFQQVSGINVINFYAPVLFETLGFKGDASLLSSVMTGGVLVLGSVVSMFTVDRLGRRKLFLQGGAQMLVSQIAVGTLIAVRFGTSGVGEMPRGYAAAVVLFICVYVAGFVWSWGALGWLVPSEIFPLEIRSAGQSITVSVNMLFTFVIAQAFLTMLCHMKFGLFYFFAGWVVIMTAFVALFLPETKNVPMEEMVLVWKGHWFWSRFIGDADDIHTGVNVLAST, encoded by the exons ATGGCCGGCGGCGCCATCGTGGACACGGCCGGCGGAAAGCAATACCCTGGCAAGCTCACCCTGTACGTCGTCTTCACCTGCGTCGTCGCCTCCACCGGCGGCCTCATCTTCGGGTATGACATCGGCATCTCAGGCGGCGTGACGTCCATGGACCCCTTCCTCTTGAAGTTTTTCCCGGAGGTGTACCGGCAGAAGCAGGCGGCGAGCAAGAGCAACCAGTACTGCCAGTACGACAACCAGCTGCTCCAGGCCTTCACATCCTCACTCTACctcgccgccctcgtcgcgtccttCTTCGCGTCCGCTGTCACCCGCATCCTCGGCCGCAAGTGGTCTATGTTAGCCGGCGGCTTCACCTTCCTCGTGGGGGCCGCCCTGAACGGCGCCGCCCAGAACGTCGCGATGCTCATCGTTGGACGCATGCTGCTTGGCGTCGGCATCGGGTTCGCCAATCAG TCTGTGCCGGTGTACCTATCGGAGATGGCACCTGCGCATCTCCGCGGCATGCTCAACATTGGTTTCCAGCTCATGATCACCATCGGCATCCTGGCAGCGGAGCTCATCAACTACGGCACTAACAAAATCAAAGGCGGCCACGGTTGGCGCGTCAGCCTGGCTCTCGCGGCTGTGCCTGCGGTGATCATCACGGTCGGCGCACTCTTCCTCCCCGACACCCCCAACTCACTGATGGAGCGAGGCCACCCGGAGGCGTCGCGTCGGATGCTACGCCGTATCCGCGGCACCGACGACATCGGCGAGGAGTACGCGGACCTAGTGGCGGCGAGGGAAATATCAAAGCAAGTACAGCATCCGTGGCGCAACATCCTGATGCGCAAGTACCGCGCGCAGCTCACCATGGCTGTGCTCATccccttcttccagcaggtctcCGGCATCAACGTCATCAACTTCTATGCGCCCGTGCTATTCGAGACCCTAGGTTTCAAGGGAGACGCGTCGCTTCTCTCGTCGGTGATGACTGGCGGCGTCCTCGTGCTCGGGTCGGTGGTGTCGATGTTCACCGTCGACAGGCTGGGGCGGCGGAAGTTGTTCCTGCAGGGTGGCGCGCAGATGTTGGTGTCCCAGATCGCGGTGGGAACTCTAATCGCGGTGAGGTTCGGGACAAGTGGGGTGGGAGAGATGCCCAGGGGTTATGCAGCGGCGGTGGTGCTCTTCATCTGCGTGTACGTGGCGGGCTTCGTGTGGTCGTGGGGAGCTCTGGGATGGCTAGTGCCGAGTGAGATCTTCCCGCTGGAGATCCGTTCGGCGGGGCAGAGTATCACTGTGTCGGTGAACATGCTCTTCACCTTCGTCATCGCGCAGGCCTTCCTCACCATGCTCTGCCACATGAAGTTCGGGCTCTTCTACTTCTTCGCTGGTTGGGTGGTGATCATGACCGCCTTCGTCGCGCTCTTCCTTCCGGAGACCAAGAATGTGCCCATGGAGGAGATGGTGCTCGTCTGGAAGGGACACTGGTTCTGGAGCAGATTCATTGGAGACGCCGACGACATTCACACCGGTGTCAATGTCTTAGCATCAACCTAG